In Vanessa atalanta chromosome W, ilVanAtal1.2, whole genome shotgun sequence, a genomic segment contains:
- the LOC125075634 gene encoding uncharacterized protein LOC125075634: MPKLVNSLPHATFAAKKYPHLQHIQLADPDYNISNKIDILLDAKIYAEIIMSGLIKGTKQQPIAQQTRLGWILSGPVTTFNSHVLINGVEDIANYWEVEEIASETTPMTQQELFCEELYTKTTKRLPDGRYEVRLPMKTDFEEHLGHSKARAVAKFKQLQSRLMKDSTLRQSYGQFIHEYIDLGHMRKCTEQKEPMCYLSHHGVQKLDSLTTKLRVVFNASSKTSTGNSLNDLMESGPKLQQDIQSLLLRWRTYRYVYSADCEKMYRCILDPEQ, encoded by the coding sequence ATGCCAAAACTAGTGAACAGCTTGCCGCATGCTACTTTTGCAGCCAAGAAATATCCACACTTGCAACACATTCAACTCGCTGATCCTGACtacaatatttcaaacaaaattgaCATTTTACTTGACGCAAAAATTTATGCAGAAATCATAATGAGCGGTTTGATCAAGGGAACTAAACAACAGCCCATTGCCCAACAGACGAGATTAGGGTGGATTCTGTCTGGGCCTGTTACTACTTTTAACAGCCACGTTCTTATAAATGGAGTTGAAGACATCGCCAACTACTGGGAGGTGGAGGAAATCGCATCCGAAACCACACCGATGACGCAACAGGAATTATTTTGCGAAGAACTTTATACCAAAACAACTAAGCGCTTGCCTGATGGTCGGTATGAAGTGCGACTACCGATGAAAACTGACTTTGAAGAGCATCTTGGACACTCTAAAGCACGCGCCGTGGCTAAATTTAAACAGCTCCAGAGTCGCCTGATGAAGGATAGCACACTACGTCAGAGCTACGGGCAATTCATACATGAGTACATAGATCTAGGTCACATGCGCAAATGCACTGAACAAAAAGAGCCTATGTGCTACCTATCACATCACGGGGTACAAAAGCTAGACTCGCTTACCACCAAACTTCGTGTCGTCTTTAACGCTTCCTCAAAAACATCTACGGGGAACAGTTTGAATGACCTAATGGAAAGCGGTCCCAAGCTTCAACAAGACATTCAAAGTTTATTGCTCAGATGGCGAACGTACCGCTATGTATACTCAGCAGACTGCGAGAAGATGTACCGCTGTATTCTGGATCCCGAACAATAA